The Syntrophomonadaceae bacterium genome segment GCTCCAGGTTTAGCGAAGTTGGCAATTCGGTCCTTTTGGCATATTCCGCCGCAGCTTTACCCGCTCTGCGCCCGAAGACGAAAATATCCACCAGGGAGTTCCCTCCCAGCCTGTTTCGCCCCTGCACCCCGCCTGCTACTTCGCCGGCAGCATACAGGCCCGGAATAGAGGTTTGGCCATCCGGCCCTATCTCAACGCCACCGTTCTGGTAGTGCTGAGTGGGGAAGACCAGTAAGGGCTCCTTATGCACGTCTATCCCGTATTCTTTAAAACGGTGCACAATTCCGGCAAACATCCGATCCAGTTTGCCAGCTCCGCCGCGGATATCGATCAATGCCACATCCAGCCAAACTCCTTCCATCCCGGTAGGAGTTTTAATGCCTTTTTTCCGCTCCCGCACTTCCCGGATAACGGCGGAAGAAGTTACATCCCTGGTTTCCAGCTCGTTAATAAAGCGTTCCCCGTCTTTATTCACCAGTTGGGCGCCGTTTCCCCGCAGGGCCTCGGTGATCAGTTGGCCCAGCATCTGCTCCGGCCAGGCCGCTCCTGTTGGATGGTACTGGATGGCATCCATGTGTAAAAGCGGCGCTCCTGCCCGGTAGGCCAGCACCAGCCCGTCAGCGGTAGCTCCGTAGTGGTTGGTGGTGGGATACTTGTTAGGATGCAGCCTACCAATCCCGCCTGTGGCTAAGACCACTGCCTTGGCCCGCACCAGTAACAACTCGTTAGTTTCCAGGTTTAACAGCACAGCGCCGGCACAGCGCCCGTTTTCATCCAGCATCAACTCAATGGCAGGGCTGAATTCCAGCACTTCGATCCCTTTGTTATAGAACTCATCCCGCAATACCCGCATAAATTCCAGTCCGCTCAAGTCTTTGCAGGAATGGACCCTGCGCCGGCAATGACCGCCGGCGAAAGAGACCACCAAGTCGCCGTTTGGATGAGTATCAAACATAGCTCCAAGGTCTTTTAGCCACTCTACGATCAAGGGAGCATCTTCAATCAAAGCCCGGACAAGATCCCGCTTGTTTTGGAACAAGCCTCCACCCATGGTATCCAGGAAATGAAGGTTAAGAGAATCGTTAGCCTGAGTGGCGGCGGCAATCCCTCCTTCGGCCATAATGGTATTGGAATCACCTAGCCGCAGTTTGGTGGCCAAGAGCACCCTAGACCCGTTTTCATGGGCCAGAAGCGCTGTGGTCACACCTGCTCCCCCACCGCCGATCACTAACACATCAACATCAAAATCCACCCGAGTTAAATCAACCCGGCCTGGATCCAGGCGTCCCGAGGCCTCCAGCAAGTCCGTCAGTTCTTTTTGCATCCGCTCGCCTTTATTTGGGCCAATCCGCACCTGACACACACCCTCGGTTCGGAAGTCCGGATGATAGCCTTCCAAAAGATTGGTTCTTTCTGCCATGGTCAACCGGGGGATTTCCTGTTTTAGTCTAAAAGCACGGGTAGCCTCTAGCCTTTTGATCGTCTCCCGCATTTCAAGGGGATAACCCAACACGCCGTTCCCTCCTCTAAAGCTCCTCAAAGTCCCGGGCTGCATAAGTTTTTTGGAGCACAGTATCTGCCATAGCTGCAATTTCTTTCAATGAAGCCTCGTGCTGACCTCCGGTTATTTCTGTAATTCTATCTTTTAGGTGCTGCGGTTTGGGCCGGATCAGTTTTGCATAGTACCGGCGCACAAAGACGGCGATGTTTTGGGGTGCCAACTCCCCCGGGCAACGGGCTGCGCACAGACCGCACATGATACAGTCAAAGGACAGGGCTGCTGCCCTGGGAAAGTCGCTCCTTAGGGCTGCTGCCAAATAATCGATGGGTTTTAGCTTTTGGGGGCAGGCCTTGGTGCAGGCATTACATCCTAAACATCGGGTTATCTCGGGATATGCCTGCAACAAACTTTCCACCGGCTTCCCCATCCGATCCAGATTGTAAACGGTCTTGTTGGCGGGAAAAAAAGGGATCTCGGCCAGGATCATGTGGGAGACGACTGGTGTCTGGCAGGCCAAACCCACCTTCAGGCGGTAATCTCCCGGCAACCGGTAAACGGTAGCGCAAGCCCCGCAAAAACCGCCCCGGCAACCACACCCCCGCACCAATTGATAGCCGGACCACTCCAGTGCACCCATAATGGTTAAACCATCCGGCACTTGGTATTGTCTTCCCATCACATTAATTGTAATCAACTGTTCTGTCACCAGTGAACCTCCCATCTAACCATATCCCATAGCGGCTTCAGCTTTTTTGCTCCACTGATTTCGCTTTCCAGTCCTAGGGGCTTCAGCAATGCTTTGCTAATTGCCCCCTACTAATACCTGCTAACAAATTAGTGAGCGGCAATATGGTTTCCAATTGATCTAAATGATCGATCATCTCCACAGCAGCTTGCGACTTTTCAGCACCAATTGCACCTTGAGCCAAGGCCAGGAATTTGGCCTTTAATTCTTGTGCACCCAGCGGGTTTTCCGGGTCTCCTTTAGCCGCAAGCACCTCTTCAACTAGCACCTCGCCACTTGTCAGTTCAATTTCCAGGCGGCAGCCCCACTTCCTCGGGTAAAGGGAATGAAACTCGGGGTCAATCACCAATTCCACTTTAGCCGCCAGGTCAATCAATGCCTGATCATGGATACGTCCTACAGCAAACTGATCCATGAGGGCATTCCCGTCAACCAGGGCCACTGCTACCCCATAAGGCAAGCTAAACTGGGCTTCAGCCGTGTTTTGCGGTCTGGCGGTAAACCCGCACTGCTGCACTGCAACTCCGTAAGTGCCGGCTACAATCCGCTTAATGCGTGATGAGTCAATATGACAAAGCCGGCGCAATGTTAAGGCGGCGTCTATCGCTGGATGCATACTCCGGCAACAAGCATAGGGTTTCACGCTTACCTCGTTGATTAAATATCGCTCACCCAAGCCGGCGGTGACAGCCTCCAAGCTATATACATCGGAGGTGGCCGGGAAAAGACCCCCGTCTTTGGCCTCCAATATCTGACTTGGACCGCTCATCCCCGCCTGTGCCAGAACGGCTGCCAAAATACCACTTTGCGCCGCCCTGCCGGCATGAAACTTTTTACATGTAGCCCCATCCGCCGTGAAGGCCCACAGACCCGAAGATTGTGTGCCTGCCAATCCTAGCGCCCAGCATAATTGCTTAGCATTCAGTCGCAATATCCTGCCTGCTGCTGCCGCCGCGCCAAAGGTGCCACAGGTGGAAGTAGCATGCCAGCCACGGAGCCGATGGGATTGAGCCCCAATGCCAACTCCGATGCGCAACATGCTTTCATAGCCGC includes the following:
- a CDS encoding FAD-binding protein codes for the protein MRETIKRLEATRAFRLKQEIPRLTMAERTNLLEGYHPDFRTEGVCQVRIGPNKGERMQKELTDLLEASGRLDPGRVDLTRVDFDVDVLVIGGGGAGVTTALLAHENGSRVLLATKLRLGDSNTIMAEGGIAAATQANDSLNLHFLDTMGGGLFQNKRDLVRALIEDAPLIVEWLKDLGAMFDTHPNGDLVVSFAGGHCRRRVHSCKDLSGLEFMRVLRDEFYNKGIEVLEFSPAIELMLDENGRCAGAVLLNLETNELLLVRAKAVVLATGGIGRLHPNKYPTTNHYGATADGLVLAYRAGAPLLHMDAIQYHPTGAAWPEQMLGQLITEALRGNGAQLVNKDGERFINELETRDVTSSAVIREVRERKKGIKTPTGMEGVWLDVALIDIRGGAGKLDRMFAGIVHRFKEYGIDVHKEPLLVFPTQHYQNGGVEIGPDGQTSIPGLYAAGEVAGGVQGRNRLGGNSLVDIFVFGRRAGKAAAEYAKRTELPTSLNLEHVRKYQQELAEAGIRQGLRSPLLLPDYTRPEIKKHTAACGA
- a CDS encoding 4Fe-4S dicluster domain-containing protein, which produces MTEQLITINVMGRQYQVPDGLTIMGALEWSGYQLVRGCGCRGGFCGACATVYRLPGDYRLKVGLACQTPVVSHMILAEIPFFPANKTVYNLDRMGKPVESLLQAYPEITRCLGCNACTKACPQKLKPIDYLAAALRSDFPRAAALSFDCIMCGLCAARCPGELAPQNIAVFVRRYYAKLIRPKPQHLKDRITEITGGQHEASLKEIAAMADTVLQKTYAARDFEEL
- a CDS encoding MmgE/PrpD family protein, with translation MLRKSPTSELAGFVVNLSYEALPQEVITNAKKCMLDSLGCALGGSQAEETAPLVGALLRLGSEQGATVWGFPGRTELFKAALLNGLMCHALEMDDVHREAKAHAGAVVVPAAITLGEAQNISGKELIAAVVSGYESMLRIGVGIGAQSHRLRGWHATSTCGTFGAAAAAGRILRLNAKQLCWALGLAGTQSSGLWAFTADGATCKKFHAGRAAQSGILAAVLAQAGMSGPSQILEAKDGGLFPATSDVYSLEAVTAGLGERYLINEVSVKPYACCRSMHPAIDAALTLRRLCHIDSSRIKRIVAGTYGVAVQQCGFTARPQNTAEAQFSLPYGVAVALVDGNALMDQFAVGRIHDQALIDLAAKVELVIDPEFHSLYPRKWGCRLEIELTSGEVLVEEVLAAKGDPENPLGAQELKAKFLALAQGAIGAEKSQAAVEMIDHLDQLETILPLTNLLAGISRGQLAKHC